The following coding sequences are from one Triticum aestivum cultivar Chinese Spring chromosome 5A, IWGSC CS RefSeq v2.1, whole genome shotgun sequence window:
- the LOC123107439 gene encoding UDP-glycosyltransferase 79 → MASHGKDTQQVVAGADGRGGGYVLLLPYPSQGHVHPMLQFAKRLAHHGMRPTLAVSRYILATCKPDAAAVGAVRLAAVSDGCDAGGFGECNDVTAYLGLLEAAGSETLGELLDAEAAEGRPVRAVVYDAFLPWARGVAQRHGAAAVAFFTQPCAVNVVYGHVWCERVGVPVEAGSTVVGLPGLPALEPEGLPWFLKVGPGPYPGYFEMVMSQFKGLELADDVLVNSFYELEPEEAAYMASAWRAKTIGPTVPASYVHDDRMPSDTKYGFHLFELTAAPCVSWLSTHPARSVVFASFGSLSNLDPAEMREVAHGLLDAGRPFLWAVRESESHKLPAGYGDAVAARGGMVVSWCPQLEVLAHQAVGCFLTHCGWNSTSEALVAGVPMVALPQWTDQPMNAKYVEAVWRAGVRVRPAAQDGLARRGEVAGGIEAVMAGERSGEYRRNAAAWAEKARAASREGGSSDRNIAAFVAKYGSSSK, encoded by the exons ATGGCTTCTCACGGCAAGGACACGCAacaagtcgtcgccggcgccgacggcAGAGGCGGGGGCTACGTGCTGCTCCTGCCGTACCCAAGCCAAGGCCACGTCCACCCGATGCTGCAGTTCGCCAAGCGCCTCGCGCACCACGGCATGCGCCCCACGCTCGCCGTCTCCCGCTACATCCTCGCCACATGCAAGCCCGACGCCGCCGCGGTCGGCGCGGTCCGCCTGGCCGCCGTATCCGACGGCTGCGACGCGGGCGGGTTCGGCGAGTGCAACGACGTCACGGCCTACCTGGGGCTCCTGGAGGCCGCGGGTTCGGAAACGCTGGGGGAGCTCCTAGACGCCGAGGCCGCGGAGGGGCGCCCCGTCCGGGCGGTGGTCTACGACGCGTTCCTGCCGTGGGCGCGCGGCGTGGCGCAGCGGCACGGCGCCGCCGCCGTGGCCTTCTTCACCCAGCCGTGCGCCGTCAACGTGGTGTACGGCCACGTGTGGTGCGAGCGGGTCGGcgtgcccgtggaggctggatccACCGTCGTCGGCCTGCCTGGGCTGCCGGCGCTCGAGCCGGAGGGCTTGCCGTGGTTCCTCAAGGTCGGGCCCGGCCCCTACCCGGGCTACTTCGAGATGGTGATGAGCCAGTTCAAGGGGCTGGAGCTGGCCGACGACGTGCTCGTCAACTCTTTCTACGAGCTCGAGCCCGAG GAGGCGGCGTACATGGCGTCGGCGTGGCGCGCCAAGACGATCGGGCCGACGGTGCCGGCGTCCTACGTGCACGACGACCGCATGCCCTCGGACACCAAGTACGGCTTCCACCTCTTCGAGCTCACGGCCGCGCCCTGCGTGTCCTGGCTGTCAACGCACCCGGCGCGCTCCGTGGTGTTCGCCTCCTTCGGCAGCCTGTCGAACCTGGACCCGGCGGAGATGCGCGAGGTGGCGCACGGCCTCCTGGACGCCGGCCGCCCGTTCCTCTGGGCCGTGCGCGAGTCGGAGAGCCACAAGCTGCCCGCCGGCTACGGCGACGCCGTGGCGGCGCGCGGCGGGATGGTGGTGTCGTGGTGCCCGCAGCTGGAGGTGCTGGCGCACCAGGCGGTGGGGTGCTTCCTGacgcactgcgggtggaactcgACGTCGGAGGCGCTGGTGGCCGGCGTGCCGATGGTGGCGCTGCCGCAGTGGACGGACCAGCCGATGAACGCCAAGTACGTGGAGGCCGTGTGGCGGGCGGGCGTGCGCGTGCGCCCCGCGGCCCAGGACGGGCTCGCGCGGAGGGGGGAGGTGGCGGGCGGGATCGAGGCGGTGATGGCCGGCGAGCGGAGCGGCGAGTACAGGAGGAACGCCGCCGCGTGGGCGGAGAAGGCACGGGCGGCCAGCCGGGAGGGCGGCAGCTCCGACCGGAACATTGCCGCGTTCGTCGCCAAGTATGGCTCCAGCTCCAAGTGA